In Canis aureus isolate CA01 chromosome 12, VMU_Caureus_v.1.0, whole genome shotgun sequence, a genomic segment contains:
- the LRRTM1 gene encoding leucine-rich repeat transmembrane neuronal protein 1 isoform X2, with amino-acid sequence MDFLLLGLCLYWLLRRPSGVVLCLLGACFQMLPAAPSGCPQLCRCEGRLLYCEALNLTEAPHNLSGLLGLSLRYNSLSELRAGQFTGLMQLTWLYLDHNHICSVQGDAFQKLRRVKELTLSSNQITQLANTTFRPMPNLRSVDLSYNKLQALAPDLFHGLRKLTTLHMRSNAIQFVPVRIFQDCRSLKFLDIGYNQLKSLARNSFAGLFKLTELHLEHNDLVKVNFAHFPRLISLHSLCLKRNKVAIVVSSLDWVWNLEKMDLSGNEIEYMEPHVFETVPHLQSLQLDSNRLTYIEPRILNSWKSLTSITLAGNLWDCGRNVCALASWLSSFQGRYDGNLQCASPEYAQGEDVLDAVYAFHLCEDGAEPTSGHLLSAVTNHSDLGLPASLATTLADGREGQLDGTHEPATVALPGGEHAENAVQIHKVVTGTMALIFSFLIVVLVLYVSWKCFPASLRQLRQCFVTQRRKQKQKQTMHQMAAMSAQEYYVDYKPNHIEGALVIINEYGSCTCHQQPARECEV; translated from the coding sequence ATGGATTTCCTGCTGCTCGGTCTCTGTCTATACTGGCTGCTGAGGAGGCCCTCGGGGGTGGTCTTGTGTCTGCTGGGGGCCTGCTTTCAGATGCTGCCCGCCGCCCCCAGCGGGTGCCCGCAGCTGTGCCGGTGCGAGGGGCGGCTGCTGTACTGCGAGGCGCTCAACCTCACCGAGGCGCCCCACAACCTGTCCGGCCTGCTGGGCTTGTCCCTGCGCTACAACAGCCTCTCGGAGCTGCGCGCCGGCCAGTTCACGGGGTTAATGCAGCTCACGTGGCTCTATCTGGATCACAATCACATCTGCTCGGTGCAGGGGGACGCCTTTCAGAAACTGCGCCGAGTTAAGGAACTCACACTGAGTTCCAACCAGATCACCCAACTGGCCAACACCACCTTCCGCCCCATGCCCAACCTGCGCAGCGTGGACCTCTCGTACAACAAGCTGCAGGCGCTGGCGCCCGACCTCTTCCACGGGCTGCGGAAGCTCACCACGCTGCACATGCGGTCCAACGCTATCCAGTTCGTGCCGGTGCGCATCTTCCAGGACTGCCGCAGCCTCAAGTTTCTTGACATCGGATACAATCAGCTCAAGAGTCTGGCGCGCAACTCTTTCGCCGGCTTGTTCAAGCTCACCGAGCTGCACCTGGAGCACAACGACTTGGTCAAGGTGAACTTCGCCCACTTCCCGCGCCTCATCTCCCtgcactccctctgcctgaagaGGAACAAGGTGGCCATCGTGGTTAGCTCGCTGGACTGGGTTTGGAACCTGGAGAAAATGGACCTGTCGGGCAACGAGATCGAGtacatggagccccatgtgttCGAGACCGTGCCGCACCTGCAGTCCCTGCAGCTGGACTCCAACCGCCTCACCTACATCGAGCCCCGGATCCTCAACTCCTGGAAGTCGCTGACGAGCATCACCCTGGCCGGGAACCTATGGGACTGTGGGCGCAACGTGTGCGCCCTGGCCTCCTGGCTCAGCAGCTTCCAGGGGCGCTACGACGGCAACTTGCAGTGCGCCAGCCCGGAGTACGCGCAGGGCGAGGACGTCCTAGACGCCGTCTACGCCTTCCACCTGTGCGAGGATGGGGCCGAGCCCACCAGCGGCCACCTGCTCTCAGCAGTCACCAACCACAGTGACCTGGGGCTCCCGGCCAGCCTGGCCACCACGCTCGCTGACGGCAGGGAGGGGCAGCTCGACGGCACGCACGAGCCGGCCACTGTTGCCCTCCCCGGTGGCGAGCACGCCGAGAACGCCGTGCAGATCCACAAGGTGGTCACAGGCACCATGGCCCTCATCTTCTCGTTCCTCATCGTGGTCCTGGTGCTCTATGTCTCCTGGAAGTGCTTCCCAGCCAGCCTCAGGCAGCTCAGACAGTGCTTTGTCACGCAGCGCAGGaagcaaaagcagaaacagaccatGCATCAGATGGCTGCCATGTCTGCCCAGGAATACTACGTAGATTACAAACCGAACCACATTGAGGGAGCCCTGGTGATCATCAACGAGTATGGATCCTGTACCTGCCACCAGCAGCCCGCCAGGGAATGCGAGGTGTGA
- the LRRTM1 gene encoding leucine-rich repeat transmembrane neuronal protein 1 isoform X1, with protein MEVVTLWKRVASLERFSLMDFLLLGLCLYWLLRRPSGVVLCLLGACFQMLPAAPSGCPQLCRCEGRLLYCEALNLTEAPHNLSGLLGLSLRYNSLSELRAGQFTGLMQLTWLYLDHNHICSVQGDAFQKLRRVKELTLSSNQITQLANTTFRPMPNLRSVDLSYNKLQALAPDLFHGLRKLTTLHMRSNAIQFVPVRIFQDCRSLKFLDIGYNQLKSLARNSFAGLFKLTELHLEHNDLVKVNFAHFPRLISLHSLCLKRNKVAIVVSSLDWVWNLEKMDLSGNEIEYMEPHVFETVPHLQSLQLDSNRLTYIEPRILNSWKSLTSITLAGNLWDCGRNVCALASWLSSFQGRYDGNLQCASPEYAQGEDVLDAVYAFHLCEDGAEPTSGHLLSAVTNHSDLGLPASLATTLADGREGQLDGTHEPATVALPGGEHAENAVQIHKVVTGTMALIFSFLIVVLVLYVSWKCFPASLRQLRQCFVTQRRKQKQKQTMHQMAAMSAQEYYVDYKPNHIEGALVIINEYGSCTCHQQPARECEV; from the exons ATGGAGGTTGTCACTCTCTGGAAAAGGGTGG CCTCTCTGGAAAGATTCTCGCTAATGGATTTCCTGCTGCTCGGTCTCTGTCTATACTGGCTGCTGAGGAGGCCCTCGGGGGTGGTCTTGTGTCTGCTGGGGGCCTGCTTTCAGATGCTGCCCGCCGCCCCCAGCGGGTGCCCGCAGCTGTGCCGGTGCGAGGGGCGGCTGCTGTACTGCGAGGCGCTCAACCTCACCGAGGCGCCCCACAACCTGTCCGGCCTGCTGGGCTTGTCCCTGCGCTACAACAGCCTCTCGGAGCTGCGCGCCGGCCAGTTCACGGGGTTAATGCAGCTCACGTGGCTCTATCTGGATCACAATCACATCTGCTCGGTGCAGGGGGACGCCTTTCAGAAACTGCGCCGAGTTAAGGAACTCACACTGAGTTCCAACCAGATCACCCAACTGGCCAACACCACCTTCCGCCCCATGCCCAACCTGCGCAGCGTGGACCTCTCGTACAACAAGCTGCAGGCGCTGGCGCCCGACCTCTTCCACGGGCTGCGGAAGCTCACCACGCTGCACATGCGGTCCAACGCTATCCAGTTCGTGCCGGTGCGCATCTTCCAGGACTGCCGCAGCCTCAAGTTTCTTGACATCGGATACAATCAGCTCAAGAGTCTGGCGCGCAACTCTTTCGCCGGCTTGTTCAAGCTCACCGAGCTGCACCTGGAGCACAACGACTTGGTCAAGGTGAACTTCGCCCACTTCCCGCGCCTCATCTCCCtgcactccctctgcctgaagaGGAACAAGGTGGCCATCGTGGTTAGCTCGCTGGACTGGGTTTGGAACCTGGAGAAAATGGACCTGTCGGGCAACGAGATCGAGtacatggagccccatgtgttCGAGACCGTGCCGCACCTGCAGTCCCTGCAGCTGGACTCCAACCGCCTCACCTACATCGAGCCCCGGATCCTCAACTCCTGGAAGTCGCTGACGAGCATCACCCTGGCCGGGAACCTATGGGACTGTGGGCGCAACGTGTGCGCCCTGGCCTCCTGGCTCAGCAGCTTCCAGGGGCGCTACGACGGCAACTTGCAGTGCGCCAGCCCGGAGTACGCGCAGGGCGAGGACGTCCTAGACGCCGTCTACGCCTTCCACCTGTGCGAGGATGGGGCCGAGCCCACCAGCGGCCACCTGCTCTCAGCAGTCACCAACCACAGTGACCTGGGGCTCCCGGCCAGCCTGGCCACCACGCTCGCTGACGGCAGGGAGGGGCAGCTCGACGGCACGCACGAGCCGGCCACTGTTGCCCTCCCCGGTGGCGAGCACGCCGAGAACGCCGTGCAGATCCACAAGGTGGTCACAGGCACCATGGCCCTCATCTTCTCGTTCCTCATCGTGGTCCTGGTGCTCTATGTCTCCTGGAAGTGCTTCCCAGCCAGCCTCAGGCAGCTCAGACAGTGCTTTGTCACGCAGCGCAGGaagcaaaagcagaaacagaccatGCATCAGATGGCTGCCATGTCTGCCCAGGAATACTACGTAGATTACAAACCGAACCACATTGAGGGAGCCCTGGTGATCATCAACGAGTATGGATCCTGTACCTGCCACCAGCAGCCCGCCAGGGAATGCGAGGTGTGA